TCGCGTATGCTGCGTATGGCGTTGTCTGGTCGTCTAGCGGAGCGATCTGGTCTGCATTGGCCAGAGCCATTGTCGCAAAATAGGCACCATAATAAGGTGCGCCCATATTGTAGCGACCCCACCAGCAGTATGGACCTTTCGAGTGAGCTTGCATCCAGTAAACGGGTGAGTCTAGTTACTTACAGTTGCCTATGGTGCCCTGGTGGAAGTAAAGAGCCTGAACAAGACGGAGCGCAAGTGGTTACTTTCTGCGATATAGAGTTGAGTGACTCAGGTACATACCTGCGTGCCCATAAGAAGAGTTTGCATCACGTAGTCCAGGATCCATAGACCAGCACCGTATGTCGGGCTGATCCCACCGCCCCCCTGAGTTGCTGCGGAGAACAGTTAGTAACAACAACAAGTGTGCGACGGTTGCATATACCAGAGTTGGTTTCTCCAAAAATGTGAGCTTTGCCTTTGGCAGCCGCAGCTGAAGCTTCAGAGGCAAATGGTTGGATCTGAGATGCAATGCCACTGTGGCTCATCAGACCGGCTAAATCAGCAGTGCTTGGCGACTGGGGATAATTGTGCGAGCAGTAGTCCTTGACAAGGTCGTTggcctcatcctcaacagaAGACAAGCCGGAGATACTCATGGGCGATGTGCCAAAGTAGACGCCTGCAGAGATGAGATCCGATGTGGACAGATTCTGGCAAACTGCATCCTGCCAAGCCACCTGGGATTTGTAGTCGGCTGCAGCGTCCCATGACCCGCCGTCTGCAATGGGGTCACTGTCGGTAAAGACTGAATGTGCTTCGTATCAGCAGGCGCCTGAACACCATGATGTGCATGAAAAACCCACAATTTGGTTCGTTTCCCAGCTCGATGGCATAGAGGTTCTTTATTGTATCTTTGGCCAGAGTGGCTGCAGCAATCGTGTTGGACTGATTGTTCAGACGGCGATTGAGGCCTATGATAACCTGACCGTCGTAGTCTGCAGCCAGGGATATGAATGGCGGGCCAAATGTAAGTGATGAAGGTGCATCTGCTGGATCGGATACTGTGTACGTGACTGCGCTGCTGGATGAGGCATCATATGTCGCACGGTCTCTGGAATGACATTAGCCCTGACAAGGTAGATTTAAATGGTCtcgcagatgaagaagcgcaCTGTGTGGTGCCACCGATTCGTATCGGTGGCCATGTCCCGGTCAGTTCCTTGAGGTTCTGAAGACAGGTTTTGGTAGCCTCGACATCATTCATATAAGCCGGAAATGTGAAAAACTCCAGACTGCGTAATCAGCACTGTACTCCCCAGGAACGGTTCTGTGATACTCACGAGAGACCCACTGGCGCCTCAGCTAGCTGAGCGCTTGCATTTGTCGGTGCTGAAGCTGGCACATTAAAGGTCAAAGCTGATGTCGGAGCAGCAGCGGCGAGGAGGCCGGCAGCAAGGTGAAGGAGAGCCATTATGAGAAGTGAACCAGTCGTGACTTCACCGGAAGGATAAGACGACACAAGATATGTCGCCCATGGGGAGGGTTGTTACATTATATCTACCGGTTTGGTACTTGTTACTCTACATATTCTGACAGCCTCGGCGGAACATCTCAGGAACAGAATGGATCCTGGACGCCAGATGTTTCCGTACAATATCTGCGAGGGCTTACCTCCACCGGAGAGCAGTCGACGAGGGCCCACTTCCCCCAAAGTCATGGTGAAGTGAGCGTCTGGAGAGGGGAGGAGAGTGTAGATCATATGCGGGGTACAGATAAATTGTCTTAGTCGTCGGGACATGCTTTCCCGAGGTCTGAGCAGCAGGATGATATGCTAGCAATCCCTACTGCGATGCTCAATCGTTCCTGTCGGGTTTTTGCCTGATTTAGGCCGAACCCTCATGGGCTAACCGTATTGGGAGAGAATTATCACGTGTACTGCGTCGTTCCACATGCCTAAAATGGTATAGTCCACCTAGGATGTTGCTATTCGGATGAACTTCGAGTTCTCTAGTGACGCTCCTCCTCAATTACACTAGATAGGAGATTCTACGCCTGGTAAACTAAACGAATCTGCAGGGTATCGGTTAAACAATGGTGAGGCTATTGTCATTTGTCTATAATGTGCCGGCCAAAAATTGTgcttccccctccccaaaGCTCCAATCCGCCTTTGAATTTTCGGCACAGCTTATAATCAGATCTTCTCCAGGCAGTCCACAGCTCTCAAATAATCGCTCCTGAAGTGCTCGATACGTAGCGAGCTTCTGCTCAGCGCTACGTCCTTGCTGCAGGATCTGTATGATAACCAATTTGTTGCTTCTCTCCATTCCCAGATTCGTGTCTTCACAGATCAGCTCATAGGGTTCGTGCTGGGTGATAATCTAAAGACCAGATACTATTAGAGCACGGTGTGGATGCCGTTTGCACGTATAATACTTACCTGGTAGCGATCCCGTTCCGGTGCATGGAAGTGCTTCCGCATAACTTCTTGAACCACATTGGCCAGCTTTCTTATCTCATCGGGGGACCTTACCCCTTTGACTAGGTCAATCCTCACAAGGGGCATTGTCTCTTCGAGATATGTGGGAGAACGAAAGGCGAGGTGTATTGGGTTCctgaaaagggaaagcgaAAACAAGATCAATTAAGATCTTATGTTGAGACAGCACTATTAAGCACCTATCTAATAATCCCAAAGGAGATGCTTAAAAGGAATCAGTTGTATCTATCCAGGTTTGTCGAGCATATAGCGATAAATACATTCCCCTTGGACTGAGGTTTCTGATATTTGCAGCGATCATGGTTACCTGCTTTTGGTGTTGAGGCTTGCTCCGCAATATCCGCGGCGATATCTGGGTCTTCGCGCCATCTTTACATCATTAGCATTTAGGTGCgtaagaaaagagaaagaaaaagaaatgacgAGATTCTCTGCCCCATAATTCCTAGAATCTAGAATTTCGTTGCCCCGTACTGTTGTATTTTTCTGGATTATCCTTAAAGCTCGGCTAGCCGATAGGTGTTTGTGAGGTCATCTAAAGGTAATGGTGCTCTTGCAGTTGACTACTAGTAAAGCTTGGTAATGCTCAAGGAACAGTTCTTCTTTTGTACCTATATTTTGTTCCATAACGTCACCCGTGGCTGATACACTGCTTCTCAGCCACGACGAGCCCAGGCGTAGATTCCTCGAGCTGTATGAGCTAATTGTACATCTGTTATAGACTGCCTTTCTAACTGTACGGTGGCTACACTTAGTTCTATATTTTCGGGGACAGTGGTATGAACCTGATCCCCGCGGTGCAGATATGAAGCTTACTGTGTCGGAGTTGAGGATTCTGTGTAGCTCCTGCTTTATCTCCCCGGGATGTACAGATTTGAAGACAACAGTCACCCCCTTACTCAATTCTGGCCGCAGCAAGTTGATACGTTACCAAGGATTGCAACGGAATGCAAAAGGTGCGAATCACATAACAAGCTAGACGAGAAGCTAAGACCTACATGCAAGTGTAGGAGCCAAGACAAATTGTATTATGCATATTTTAGTATGTCCCAAGCACTCCTGAGCGTTCGGTTGTAAGAAGGATATCACTAAAACGTATAATATCTTCATCAGTAGTTAAAAAGTGGCTCTATGTATGATAATCATCGTCTATGCAGGTTGTACTGGTCTTTAATATAGGTAAACAAGTTTTGGAACTGTCTAAGTACGAAGCGTAGTGCATCGTCTTGCCATCACACACTTAGCTCCTCGCACACAAAGTCTTTACGACCTTTGCACCAAGGCATCCTGATCTCTAAACCTCTGCGAGAACTTGGCCAAATCGCTACCCTTCAACAGACCTCTTGCCTTGGAAGCCTCTGCCAGGGCCTCTGCCTTGGACAACTTGCCCGAACCGCCACCAACACCCGCAATCAAACCCAACACCGCGAACGGTGCAGACGACGGATCCTCAATGATATCCGCCCCCGTCAGTGCCCCATTCCCCGCTTCGCCGATGAGAAGCGCAATACGAGCGACTGATGCCGCGCTCCCGATCAGGGGTCCGAGAGCCTCGCCGACAAAGGGGATGACCATGAAGACGATAGTGAGgatcttgaagatgaggtcCTTCTTCGCTTGTTCCTTGGCATCTTCGCCGATTTCCTTAATGTCCTTCATGCTGTTGATCGCCTCAGTGAGTTGTAATATGGGCATGGAGTAGGCGACTACTGCGTCGGTGGCCGAAGTATCATTTGGCCCGTCATCGTAGAAGGACAAGCCCACGCTG
The sequence above is a segment of the Aspergillus flavus chromosome 4, complete sequence genome. Coding sequences within it:
- a CDS encoding Tautomerase/MIF superfamily, producing the protein MPLVRIDLVKGVRSPDEIRKLANVVQEVMRKHFHAPERDRYQIITQHEPYELICEDTNLGMERSNKLVIIQILQQGRSAEQKLATYRALQERLFESCGLPGEDLIISCAENSKADWSFGEGEAQFLAGTL